One Heptranchias perlo isolate sHepPer1 chromosome 2, sHepPer1.hap1, whole genome shotgun sequence DNA segment encodes these proteins:
- the LOC137335492 gene encoding NFX1-type zinc finger-containing protein 1-like, with protein MASREEQIKSLARQIQELQKAFKDAKKTDQANPQPIGQSRQGNASSNSQPNRQHSKDRRQKNDKAFSVFKQAESHSSSAQKSSGHPGARGGSQSVGGPKHSGSHPHPASGHKEKTQASVRGRPRGPRDGQQGRQPQRVNNRSESVSVKNRFEHREQSEHHRRTPKFYGSQPNLLNCSGESTVENKTQGQPKPRGRQPFSRGTGRDNPQATRENHSQQHCKGPGSQTYDSGGKYKFTQKCKANQDPQHSRPPADQSGKSARRGQRKLDSQELLQLSDLDPSDIVMKLASPGSGLKEFLNQTDTHKNLIVTFLKILGSAFKCKSNRQNLHYLLELIKDSMFMKNILPAFVVSIQTEVIPEAHLENSVHLSSALNLLCELITVYPASAFLEVSLLATLVQSTSNHLQSVGIPVSEETETSLENLHQMVAFLQEKKRDGKLNSDTYTYFTGPTVEDFRLIPIYPTYDDIHLIDKPYVRPNIVSGKYPDTATYLDTHFRLLREDFVRPLRDGISKLLTYDREDLKKKQIDDIRIYFDAHVLGPLCTQSGVFYRVQFDKTLLKFVRWESSKRLLFGSLLCLSKDNFETMVFATVAHRSIEELSEGIITLSFTEGCRLQLVDIKSTDSFLMVETTAYFEAYRHVLIGLKEIRNNELPLQKYIVHCQTNVAEPKYLKCGCQNYTLKPLMEKQALKTPKRPSKTTSCDNMLNFNLSSSQNSDFDVRDFTKWPSKKELNLDESQMHAIQMALTNELVLVQGPPGTGKTFLGLKIIKVLLANMANMDIWQSPILVVCYTNHALDQFLEGIHTFLETGLVRVGGRSSSEILNKFSMRVLRREKDFRKNLPAYLRSMYPELFQERAEIQKRIEMLAASLAASGKGVLQMYILSKYIASIHLKSLQMGMVASEDSHSTRSEILEWLGVTSISRCCVTSEWTPEQTTEEDMEETDSSTTEGDTGNSDELTEEKEEDDDELIQVSEEAELLQAERMVEDDDLKNQIQRANARLAAIQEQFLSFTLKENVDQSNTQAESKDDGEWKVSRKMKKIMEAMVKKQLKLTDFMPEDEAKNIVNVWQLSQLDRWRLYRLWLSKYQTDTRRGMLQYEQQYERIVNRLAELRNQEELILLRQSKVVGMTTTGAAKYRKLLQDIQPKIVIVEEAAEVLEAHIITTLSSACEHLILIGDHQQLRPSATVYELAQSFNLEVSLFERLIRMNVQFVRLNYQHRMRPEIAELLTPHIYDKLENTQSVKLYENIKGISTNLYFIDHQKLEDQTKEGKSYQNSHEARFVKSLCEYFIQQEYKPSQITILTTYSGQLLCLKKMMPKNKFNGVKVCVVDKYQGEENDIVILSLVRSNLQGRVGFLRISNRICVALSRAKKGFYCIGNVNMLSNKVPLWDKIADVLRRKDNIGPTLRLCCQNHPGSDTLVSAAEDFKRAPEGGCSLPCDFRLSCGHVCSLACHPYDPQHKSYKCPKPCQERCEEGHVCLARCCEPCGKCQVKVTKVIPQCGHEQAVPCFLPPERFTCQEPCCKAIGCGHQCVRRCGEICTKNCPAKVKVTMRCGHERQVLCHLQNEAKQMGETLQCHTPCRRRLACGHSCMGACYECAGGRLHVACRSPCGERLPCSHRCGETCAGGECPPCSLACESWCPHGTCPRTCGEPCLPCGEPCAWACPHYRCSRLCHEPCDRKPCDRPCDRALQCGHPCIGLCGELCPSKCRVCHEEEVTEIFFGREDDADTRFLQLEDCSHIFAVSGFDDWMRQADADGTAAQLALCPKCSTPIRRNLRYGSVIKRTLAEVERAKAKLLGDEEELQSCKALLEQFLEEKMELSEYYLEEVLNLQLQLQESSTSPHKLAVLRHKISLLSKIAELKSKENELLEEQRLKIQEETELQAKWIMRSRVQFTDQELSDIQREISKLTYLIDVYLIQNSVQKQRKLFDLASQLMINELLQVLENGKEEYGGTWVQESIDRLKKKYPLMGVKPSVC; from the exons gACCGAGAGATGGGCAACAAGGGAGGCAGCCTCAACGAGTGAATAATAGGTCGGAGAGCGTCTCTGTAAAGAATAGGTTCGAGCATCGGGAGCAATCCGAACATCACAGGAGAACTCCCAAGTTCTACGGAAGTCAGCCTAACCTACTCAACTGCTCCGGAGAGAGTACTGTGGAGAATAAGACACAAGGACAGCCGAAACCACGAG GCAGACAGCCTTTCTCCCGAGGTACGGGCAGAGATAACCCTCAAGCTACCCGTGAAAACCACTCACAGCAGCATTGCAAAGGACCTGGGAGTCAAACCTACGACAGCGGGGGAAAATACAAGTTCACACAAAAGTGTAAAGCCAACCAGGATCCCCAACATTCTCGACCTCCCGCAGACCAATCCGGCAAATCTGCTCGTCGCGGGCAGCGGAAGCTGGACAGCCAAGAACTCTTGCAGCTGTCCGATTTGGATCCCTCCGACATTGTAATGAAGTTAGCCTCTCCAGGAAGTGGGCTTAAAGAATTCTTAAACCAGACTGATACCCACAAAAACTTAATCGTGACCtttctgaaaattcttggttcagcATTCAAATGCAAATCCAACCGGCAGAATTTACATTATCTGCTGGAGTTGATCAAGGACTCCATGTTTATGAAGAATATCCTTCCTGCGTTTGTCGTCAGTATTCAGACAGAAGTGATCCCAGAGGCACATTTGGAAAACTCTGTACACCTTAGTTCTGCACTAAATTTGCTCTGTGAGCTGATTACTGTCTACCCTGCGAGTGCTTTTTTGGAAGTATCTCTTCTAGCCACGTTAGTGCAGTCCACTTCGAACCACCTGCAGTCTGTCGGCATCCCTGTCTCGGAAGAAACTGAGACAAGCTTGGAAAACCTGCACCAGATGGTTGCGTTTCTGCAGGAGAAGAAACGAGATGGAAAATTGAATTCTGATACCTACACCTACTTCACGGGGCCTACGGTGGAAGACTTTAGACTCATTCCAATATATCCAACCTATGACGACATCCATTTAATCGACAAGCCTTACGTGAGACCGAATATCGTCAGTGGAAAATATCCAGACACTGCCACATACCTTGACACTCACTTTCGCCTACTCCGTGAAGACTTTGTTCGGCCATTAAGGGATGGCATTTCCAAGTTGTTGACTTATGACCGGGAGGATCTGAAGAAGAAACAAATAGATGACATCAGAATTTATTTTGATGCGCATGTACTGGGCCCACTGTGCACACAGAGTGGAGTCTTCTACCGGGTTCAGTTTGACAAAACGTTGCTAAAGTtcgttcgatgggagagttcaaAGCGGCTTCTATTCGGGTCTCTCCTTTGCCTATCCAAAGATAACTTTGAAACTATGGTGTTCGCGACAGTGGCACATCGAAGCATTGAAGAACTGAGTGAAGGAATCATCACGCTCAGCTTCACTGAAGGATGCCGATTGCAGCTGGTGGACATTAAGTCAACAGACTCTTTTCTAATGGTTGAAACAACTGCCTACTTTGAAGCCTACCGCCATGTTCTGATAGGTCTTAAAGAGATTAGAAACAATGAATTACCCTTGCAGAAATACATTGTTCACTGCCAGACTAACGTTGCAGAACCAAAATATCTGAAATGTGGTTGTCAAAACTACACACTCAAGCCTCTGATGGAAAAACAAGCCCTCAAAACCCCAAAGCGTCCCAGCAAGACCACGTCCTGTGATAACATGCTGAActttaacttgagctcatctcagAACAGTGACTTTGACGTAAGGGATTTTACAAAGTGGCCTTCTAAGAAGGAATTAAACCTTGATGAATCCCAAATGCATGCCATACAAATGGCTCTAACCAATGAGCTTGTCCTTGTCCAAGGTCCCCCAGGAACAG GAAAGACTTTTTTGGGACTGAAGATTATCAAAGTTCTTCTGGCTAACATGGCTAACATGGATATTTGGCAATCTCCTATATTGGTGGTCTGCTACACAAATCATGCACTGGATCAGTTTTTGGAAG GGATTCACACGTTTCTTGAAACTGGGCTGGTCAGAGTGGGAGGAAGGAGCAGCAGTGAAATACTGAACAAATTTTCTATGCGGGTGCTAAGAAGGGAGAAAGACTTCAGGAAAAATCTGCCGGCCTATTTGAGATCCATGTATCCTGAG CTGTTCCAAGAAAGAGCAGAGATCCAGAAAAGAATTGAAATGTTAGCCGCATCGTTGGCAGCAAGTGGGAAGGGAGTTCTTCAGATGTATATTTTATCTAAATACATTGCTTCGATCCATTTGAAGAGTCTACAGATGGGAATG GTGGCCTCTGAAGACAGTCACTCTACTCGATCCGAGATACTGGAATGGTTAGGAGTAACATCAATATCCAGATGTTGTGTCACATCTGAATGGACACCAGAGCAAACCACAGAAGAGGACATGGAGGAGACTGACTCAAGTACCACAGAGGGAGACACGG GAAATTCCGACGAACTGACCGAAGAGAAAGAGGAAGATGATGACGAGCTGATTCAGGTGTCTGAGGAGGCTGAACTGTTGCAAGCGGAGAGAATGGTGGAAGATGACGACCTTAAGAATCAAATTCAGAGAGCAAATGCTCGACTGGCTGCGATCCAGGAACAGTTTCTGTCCTTTACCCTCAAAGAGAATGTAGACCAGTCCAACACTCAAGCTGAGAGCAAGGATGACGGTGAATggaag GTCTCCAGGAAGATGAAGAAAATCATGGAAGCTATGGTAAAGAAGCAATTGAAGCTAACCGACTTCATGCCAGAAGATGAAGCCAAAAACATAGTCAATGTTTGGCAACTTAGTCAGCTTGATCGCTGGAGACTGTACAG GTTGTGGTTGTCAAAGTATCAAACTGACACCAGACGTGGAATGTTACAATATGAACAACAATACGAGAGAATTGTCAACCGTCTAGCTGAGCTGAGAAACCAAGAAGAACTGATACTCCTTAGGCAGTCCAAAGTCGTGGGGATGACCACAACAG GTGCAGCAAAATACAGAAAGCTCCTGCAGGACATTCAGCCAAAGATTGTGATCGTAGAAGAAGCGGCAGAAGTGCTGGAAGCTCATATAATCACCACACTCAGCTCGGCCTGCGAGCATCTCATTTTAATCGGTGATCATCAGCAG CTCCGCCCAAGTGCGACTGTGTATGAACTCGCTCAAAGTTTCAACTTGGAGGTCTCCTTGTTTGAGCGGCTGATAAGGATGAACGTTCAGTTTGTCCGACTCAATTATCAA CATCGAATGCGCCCTGAAATCGCGGAGCTGTTAACACCGCACATCTACGACAAGTTGGAAAACACACAGTCCGTGAAGCTGTATGAAAACATCAAG GGAATCTCGACAAACCTTTACTTCATCGATCACCAGAAGTTGGAGGATCAGACCAAGGAAGGAAAAAGCTATCAAAATTCGCACGAGGCTCGTTTTGTGAAGTCCCTTTGCGAATATTTCATCCAGCAAGAATACAAGCCATCGCAGATAACCATTCTTACCACCTACTCGGGACAGTTGCTTTGCTTGAAGAAGATGATGCCCAAAAACAAATTTAATGGTGTTAAAGTCTGTGTGGTGGACAAATACCAAGGGGAAGAGAATGACATTGTGATTCTGTCTCTCGTTCGAAGCAATCTGCAGGGTAGGGTTGGGTTTTTGCGAATATCGAACCGCATCTGTGTAGCTCTATCTAGGGCAAAGAAAGGCTTCTACTGCATAGGCAACGTGAACATGTTGTCGAACAAAGTCCCACTGTGGGACAAAATCGCTGATGTGCTGCGCAGAAAGGACAACATTGGGCCGACGCTACGGCTGTGCTGCCAAAACCACCCGGGAAGTGACACTTTGGTGTCAGCGGCTGAAGATTTTAAAAGGGCTCCCGAAGGGGGGTGCTCCCTGCCGTGTGATTTCCGACTGAGCTGTGGCCACGTGTGCTCCCTCGCTTGCCATCCTTACGACCCACAGCACAAGAGCTACAAGTGCCCCAAGCCCTGCCAGGAACGCTGCGAGGAAGGGCACGTGTGCCTGGCCCGTTGCTGCGAGCCGTGCGGTAAGTGCCAGGTGAAGGTGACCAAAGTCATCCCTCAGTGCGGGCACGAGCAAGCGGTCCCCTGCTTCCTTCCGCCGGAGAGGTTCACCTGCCAGGAGCCTTGCTGCAAAGCCATCGGCTGCGGCCACCAGTGCGTGCGGCGCTGCGGGGAGATCTGCACGAAGAACTGCCCGGCAAAGGTCAAGGTCACGATGAGGTGCGGCCACGAGAGGCAGGTGCTATGCCATCTGCAGAATGAGGCCAAGCAGATGGGCGAAACCTTGCAGTGCCACACGCCCTGCAGAAGACGGCTGGCGTGCGGCCACTCCTGCATGGGCGCCTGCTACGAGTGCGCCGGTGGGCGGCTTCACGTGGCCTGCCGCTCTCCCTGCGGCGAGAGGCTGCCTTGCTCCCACCGGTGCGGTGAGACCTGTGCCGGGGGGGAGTGCCCGCCATGCTCCCTGGCCTGCGAGAGCTGGTGCCCGCACGGCACGTGCCCGAGGACGTGCGGCGAGCCGTGCCTGCCCTGCGGGGAGCCGTGCGCGTGGGCCTGCCCCCACTACCGGTGCTCGCGGCTGTGCCACGAGCCCTGCGACCGGAAGCCTTGCGATAGGCCTTGCGACCGAGCCCTTCAGTGCGGCCACCCGTGCATCGGCCTGTGCGGGGAGCTGTGCCCCAGCAAGTGCCGCGTGTGCCACGAGGAAGAAGTCACGGAGATATTCTTCGGAAGAGAAGATGACGCCGACACCAGATTCCTCCAGCTGGAGGACTGCAGCCACATCTTTGCGGTGTCCGGATTCGATGACTGGATGCGGCAAGCGGACGCTGACGGGACCGCGGCACAGCTCGCCCTTTGCCCCAAGTGCTCGACGCCGATTCGAAGGAATCTGCGCTACGGCAGCGTCATCAAGAGAACCCTGGCTGAAGTGGAGAGAGCCAAAGCCAAGCTCTTGGGAGACGAAGAAGAGCTCCAAAGCTGCAAGGCGCTGCTCGAGCAATttctggaggagaagatggaattGTCCGAATATTATCTGGAGGAAGTCCTAAATCTGCAGCTCCAGCTGCAAGAGTCAAGCACCAGCCCGCACAAGTTGGCGGTCCTTCGACACAAGATTAGCCTCCTTTCCAAAATTGCTGAGTTGAAATCCAAAGAAAATGAGCTGCTGGAAGAACAGAGATTGAAGATTCAGGAAGAAACTGAGTTGCAGGCAAAGTGGATCATGAGAAGTCGAGTTCAGTTTACAGATCAAGAGCTTTCAGATATCCAAAGAGAGATATCAAAACTAACATACCTGATCGACGTATACTTAATACAGAACTCGGTGCAAAAGCAAAGGAAACTGTTTGATTTGGCATCGCAGTTAATGATCAACGAGCTCCTGCAAGTACTTGAAAACGGGAAAGAAGAGTACGGAGGGACATGGGTGCAAGAAAGCATCGATCGATTGAAAAAGAAATATCCTTTAATGGGAGTAAAGCCTTCAGTCTGCTGA